In Pseudomonas hamedanensis, a single window of DNA contains:
- a CDS encoding SEL1-like repeat protein, with protein MKFRSVSDSVTSEPPRVTSPKRFSVRVAEWLLDSPRLGDSRNAKHLAGRLLKQPAREGVVVAQSRLGQLMCRECGNARDRRIGQDLLRQAARAGDVRAQQELGLIED; from the coding sequence ATGAAGTTTCGCTCAGTATCAGACTCTGTTACCTCAGAACCTCCTCGTGTTACCTCCCCCAAGCGTTTTTCCGTGCGTGTGGCCGAATGGTTGCTCGACAGCCCGCGTCTGGGCGATAGCCGTAATGCCAAACACCTTGCCGGGCGTTTGCTTAAGCAGCCTGCGCGTGAGGGCGTCGTCGTTGCGCAGAGCCGTCTGGGCCAGTTGATGTGTCGCGAGTGCGGCAATGCCCGCGACCGGCGCATCGGCCAGGACCTGTTGCGCCAGGCCGCCCGCGCCGGCGACGTGCGTGCGCAACAGGAACTGGGCCTGATTGAAGACTGA
- a CDS encoding OmpP1/FadL family transporter, whose amino-acid sequence MKKVMLKTTLSLAVAMASTQIFAAGFALNEQSISGMGTGFAGRSSAADDASTVYGNPAGMSRLKREQVTGGVAFVDAHTDISNGSSSPNGGSNKGDMVPLTAVPMGFYVKPIDDHWAFGLGVYVPFGLITDYENGFAGRYFGSKSEVQVITFQPTVSYAFNDKVSIGFGPTINRIDGSLESNLSITQALPDGKVKIKGDDTALGYNIGVLVQATDTTRVGLTYHSKVDYKLEGDTKVKYGALALAGLGANQKYDASLKITTPESVDLSVTQAINDRWNVYAGTTWTRWSQLDKITVKNSGVQPLLAGQFGSINEDQNWHDTWAYAVGTSYQLNKEWVLRTGLTFDQSPTNNEDRSPRIPTGDRTIFSVGAGWSPTEDLTIDVAYSYLKEESVNIRNENNRGQSYESKYENSANGFGVGATYRF is encoded by the coding sequence ATGAAAAAAGTAATGCTCAAAACCACCCTTAGCCTCGCCGTTGCCATGGCATCCACCCAGATTTTCGCGGCGGGTTTTGCCCTCAACGAACAAAGCATTAGCGGGATGGGGACTGGTTTTGCCGGGCGATCTTCTGCTGCCGACGACGCAAGCACTGTTTATGGCAACCCTGCCGGTATGTCGCGCCTCAAGCGCGAACAAGTCACCGGCGGCGTCGCTTTTGTCGATGCTCATACCGATATCAGCAACGGCAGCTCCAGCCCGAACGGCGGCAGCAATAAAGGCGACATGGTGCCCCTCACCGCCGTACCGATGGGCTTCTACGTCAAGCCAATCGACGATCACTGGGCATTCGGCCTGGGCGTCTACGTGCCATTCGGCCTGATCACCGATTACGAAAACGGCTTTGCCGGCCGTTACTTCGGCAGCAAGTCCGAAGTCCAGGTCATCACTTTCCAGCCAACCGTCAGCTACGCCTTCAACGACAAGGTGTCGATCGGTTTCGGTCCGACCATCAACCGCATCGACGGCTCTCTGGAATCGAACCTATCGATCACCCAGGCGCTGCCGGACGGCAAGGTCAAGATCAAGGGTGACGACACCGCGCTGGGCTACAACATCGGCGTGCTGGTACAAGCCACCGACACCACCCGCGTGGGCCTGACCTACCACTCCAAAGTCGATTACAAGCTCGAAGGCGACACCAAGGTCAAGTACGGCGCACTGGCGCTGGCAGGCCTGGGCGCCAACCAGAAATACGACGCTTCGTTGAAGATCACCACGCCTGAATCCGTCGACCTGTCGGTTACCCAGGCGATCAACGATCGCTGGAACGTCTACGCCGGTACCACCTGGACGCGCTGGAGCCAGCTGGACAAGATCACCGTCAAGAACTCCGGCGTGCAGCCACTGCTGGCCGGTCAGTTCGGCTCGATCAACGAAGATCAGAACTGGCATGACACTTGGGCTTACGCCGTGGGTACGTCGTATCAGTTGAACAAGGAATGGGTACTGCGTACCGGCCTGACGTTCGACCAGTCGCCGACCAATAACGAAGATCGCTCGCCACGCATTCCTACCGGCGACCGCACCATCTTCAGTGTTGGTGCCGGCTGGAGTCCGACCGAAGACCTGACCATCGACGTCGCTTATTCGTACTTGAAGGAAGAATCGGTCAACATCCGCAACGAGAACAATCGTGGCCAAAGCTACGAGTCCAAGTATGAAAACTCGGCAAACGGTTTCGGTGTCGGCGCGACCTACCGCTTCTGA
- the rmuC gene encoding DNA recombination protein RmuC has product MLEERLAMAQLAQDGLNAQLEASRDEIADLSQANTLKQADLAALRREVELLQIERDDARDASHAWNLERASKEAELRRLDAQAASLSAELREQQDSHQQRLSDLQGSRDELRAQFAELAGKIFDEREQRFAETSQQRLGQLLDPLKERIQSFEKRVEESYQAEARERFSLAKELERLQALNLRLSDEATNLTRALKGQKTQGNWGELILERVLEHAGLEKGREYQTQVNLKGPDGERFQPDVIIYLPGDKQVVVDSKVSLTAYQQYVAADDDSLGQIAIKQHVLSLRNHVKGLAGKDYKRLDGLHSLDFVLLFVPIEAAFSAALQAEPTLFQEAFDRNIVIVSPTTLLATLRVIDSLWKQERQSQNAREIAERAGWLYDKFVLFIQDLDEVGNRLQQLDKAYSSARNKLTEGRGNLVSRSEQLKLLGARASKSLPADLLERAMTDVDGLVELPE; this is encoded by the coding sequence GTGCTTGAAGAGCGGCTGGCCATGGCGCAGTTGGCTCAGGATGGTCTCAACGCTCAGTTGGAAGCCAGTCGTGACGAGATCGCTGACCTCAGCCAGGCCAATACCCTCAAACAGGCTGACCTGGCGGCCCTGCGTCGTGAAGTCGAGTTACTGCAAATCGAGCGCGATGACGCTCGCGATGCGTCCCATGCCTGGAACCTTGAGCGTGCCAGCAAGGAAGCCGAGCTGCGGCGTCTTGATGCGCAGGCCGCCTCGCTGAGCGCCGAACTGCGTGAGCAGCAGGACAGCCATCAGCAACGCCTCAGTGACCTGCAAGGCTCGCGTGACGAGCTGCGTGCGCAGTTCGCCGAACTGGCCGGGAAGATCTTCGATGAACGCGAACAACGCTTTGCCGAGACCAGCCAACAGCGTCTCGGCCAACTGCTTGATCCGTTGAAAGAGCGCATTCAGTCTTTCGAAAAACGCGTGGAAGAAAGTTATCAGGCCGAAGCCCGCGAACGCTTTTCCCTGGCCAAGGAGCTGGAGCGTTTGCAGGCGCTCAACCTGCGCCTGAGCGATGAGGCGACCAACCTGACTCGCGCACTGAAGGGGCAGAAGACCCAAGGCAACTGGGGCGAGCTGATTCTGGAGCGAGTGCTTGAACACGCTGGCCTGGAGAAGGGGCGCGAATATCAGACCCAGGTCAATCTCAAGGGACCGGACGGCGAGCGCTTCCAGCCTGACGTGATTATTTATCTGCCCGGTGACAAGCAGGTGGTGGTCGACTCCAAAGTCAGTCTGACGGCCTATCAGCAATACGTCGCTGCGGACGATGACAGTCTTGGACAGATCGCGATCAAGCAGCACGTGCTGTCCTTGCGCAATCACGTCAAAGGCTTGGCCGGCAAGGATTACAAGCGTCTTGACGGTCTGCACAGCCTCGATTTCGTTTTGCTGTTCGTGCCCATCGAGGCGGCGTTTTCCGCAGCCTTGCAGGCCGAACCGACGCTGTTTCAGGAAGCCTTCGACCGTAACATCGTGATTGTCAGCCCAACGACGTTGCTGGCGACATTGCGCGTGATCGACAGCCTGTGGAAGCAGGAGCGGCAAAGCCAGAACGCGCGGGAAATCGCCGAGCGTGCCGGCTGGCTTTACGACAAGTTCGTGCTGTTCATTCAGGATCTCGACGAGGTTGGCAATCGCCTGCAACAACTGGACAAGGCTTACAGCTCAGCGCGCAACAAGCTGACCGAAGGACGCGGCAACCTGGTCAGCCGCAGCGAACAACTCAAATTGCTCGGGGCGCGGGCGAGCAAGAGCTTGCCGGCGGATTTGCTCGAGCGGGCGATGACTGATGTTGATGGGTTGGTTGAATTGCCTGAGTAA
- a CDS encoding hybrid sensor histidine kinase/response regulator, which produces MSLSTGLIAVVALAYMAIMFAIAFYGDRRSTPLPPRVRAWVYSLSLAVYCTSWTFFGAVGQAAEQLWSFLPIYLGPILLLVGAPWVLQKMVMISKQENITSIADFIAARYGKSQSLAVVVALICLVGVLPYIALQLKGIVLGVNLLIGAGADAMGTRAQDTALIVSLVLALFTIVFGTRNLDATEHHRGMVLAIAFESLVKLFAFLAVGAFVTYGLYDGFDDLFNQAMLAPRLEEYWKETINWPSMVVQTGVAMMAIICLPRQFHVTVVENIDPQDLRLAKWVFPAYLALAALFVVPIALAGQMMLPDDVLPDSFVISLPLAQAHPALAMLAFIGGASAATGMVIVASVALSTMVSNDMLLPWLLRRNNAERPFEVFRQWMLSVRRVSIVVILLLAYVSYRLLGSTASLATIGQIAFAAVTQLAPAMLGALYWKQANRRGVFAGLAAGTFLWFYTLILPIAAHSLGWSLNSFPGLAWLHSNPLNLPITPLTQGVVLSLAGNFTLFAWVSVLSRTRVSEHWQAGRFIGQEISARPSARSMLAVQIDDLLQLAARFVGEERARQSFIRFAYRQGKGFNPNQNADDEWIAHTERLLAGVLGASSTRAVVKAAIEGREMQLEDVVRIADEASEVLQFNRALLQGAIENITQGISVVDQSLKLVAWNRRYLELFNYPDGLISVGRPIADIIRYNAERGLCGPGEAEVHVARRLHWMRQGRAHTSERLFPNGRVIELIGNPMPGGGFVMSFTDITAFREAEQALTEANEGLEQRVSERTQELSQLNVALTEAKGTAESANQSKTRFLAAVSHDLMQPLNAARLFSAALSHQAEGLSSEAQKLVQHLDSSLRSAEDLISDLLDISRLENGKINPDRKPFAVNELFDILGAEFKALAQEQRLTFRVRGTHLRVDSDIKLLRRILQNFLTNAFRYAKGPVLLGVRRHGSALSLEVWDRGPGIPEDKQQVIFEEFKRLDSHQTRAEKGLGLGLAIADGLCRVLGHTLRVRSWPGRGSVFSVTVPLARTQTPAASAVVELNGTLLSGAQVLCIDNEDSILIGMHSLLSRWGCQVWTARNREECAALLNEGMRPQLALVDYHLDHGDTGTELMAWLRTTLGEPVPGVVISADGRPETVAQVHAAGLDYLAKPVKPAALRALLSRYLPL; this is translated from the coding sequence ATGTCGTTGTCCACCGGGCTGATCGCCGTCGTCGCCCTGGCCTATATGGCCATTATGTTCGCCATCGCCTTCTACGGCGACCGCCGCAGCACGCCGTTGCCGCCGCGCGTGCGCGCGTGGGTGTATAGCCTGTCGCTGGCGGTCTACTGCACCAGCTGGACGTTTTTCGGCGCGGTGGGCCAGGCGGCTGAGCAGTTGTGGTCGTTCCTGCCGATCTACCTCGGGCCGATCCTGCTGCTGGTGGGTGCGCCGTGGGTGCTGCAAAAAATGGTGATGATCAGCAAACAAGAGAACATCACCTCCATCGCCGACTTCATCGCCGCGCGCTATGGCAAGTCGCAATCGCTGGCGGTGGTCGTCGCGCTCATCTGTCTGGTCGGCGTCCTGCCCTACATTGCCCTGCAACTCAAAGGCATCGTCCTTGGTGTAAATCTGTTGATTGGCGCCGGGGCTGACGCCATGGGCACCCGCGCCCAGGACACCGCGCTGATCGTTTCGCTGGTGCTGGCGCTGTTCACGATCGTCTTCGGCACCCGCAACCTGGACGCCACCGAGCACCACCGCGGCATGGTGCTGGCGATTGCCTTCGAGTCGCTGGTCAAGCTGTTCGCCTTTCTCGCCGTCGGCGCTTTCGTGACGTATGGCCTCTATGACGGTTTCGATGACCTGTTCAATCAGGCCATGCTCGCACCGCGCCTGGAGGAGTACTGGAAAGAAACCATCAACTGGCCGTCGATGGTGGTGCAGACCGGCGTGGCGATGATGGCGATCATCTGTCTGCCGCGGCAGTTCCATGTCACGGTGGTCGAGAACATCGACCCACAGGATCTGCGCCTGGCCAAATGGGTGTTTCCCGCTTACCTCGCCCTGGCGGCATTGTTTGTCGTACCGATCGCCCTCGCCGGTCAAATGATGCTGCCCGACGATGTGCTGCCCGATTCGTTTGTGATCAGCCTGCCGCTGGCGCAGGCGCATCCGGCGCTGGCGATGCTCGCCTTCATCGGCGGCGCTTCGGCGGCAACCGGCATGGTGATCGTCGCCAGCGTGGCACTGTCGACCATGGTCTCCAACGACATGCTGTTGCCGTGGTTGCTGCGCCGCAACAACGCCGAGCGGCCGTTCGAGGTGTTCCGTCAGTGGATGCTGTCGGTGCGCCGCGTGAGCATTGTGGTCATTCTGCTGCTGGCCTACGTCAGTTACCGCTTGCTGGGATCGACCGCGAGCCTGGCAACCATCGGCCAGATTGCCTTTGCCGCCGTGACTCAATTGGCACCGGCCATGCTCGGCGCGCTGTACTGGAAACAGGCCAATCGCCGGGGCGTGTTTGCCGGTCTCGCGGCGGGGACGTTCCTGTGGTTCTACACGCTGATTCTGCCGATCGCCGCGCACAGCCTCGGCTGGTCGCTTAACAGTTTTCCAGGGCTGGCGTGGCTGCACAGCAACCCGCTGAACCTGCCGATCACGCCGCTGACCCAAGGCGTGGTGCTGTCGCTGGCGGGCAACTTCACGCTGTTTGCCTGGGTCTCGGTGCTGTCGCGCACGCGGGTTTCCGAGCACTGGCAGGCCGGGCGTTTTATCGGTCAGGAAATCAGCGCCCGTCCCAGCGCCCGCTCGATGCTGGCCGTGCAGATCGATGACTTGCTGCAACTGGCGGCACGCTTCGTGGGTGAAGAACGGGCGCGACAGAGCTTCATCCGTTTCGCCTACCGCCAGGGCAAAGGCTTCAACCCGAACCAGAACGCTGACGATGAATGGATTGCCCATACCGAACGTCTGCTCGCCGGTGTGCTTGGCGCCTCTTCGACACGCGCTGTCGTAAAAGCCGCCATCGAAGGCCGGGAAATGCAACTGGAGGACGTCGTGCGCATCGCCGACGAAGCCTCGGAAGTGTTGCAGTTCAACCGCGCGCTGCTGCAAGGCGCCATCGAGAACATCACCCAGGGCATCAGCGTGGTCGACCAATCGCTGAAGCTGGTGGCCTGGAACCGCCGTTATCTGGAATTGTTCAATTACCCCGATGGTTTGATCAGCGTCGGGCGACCGATTGCTGACATCATTCGCTACAACGCCGAGCGCGGTTTATGCGGCCCCGGTGAAGCCGAGGTCCACGTCGCGCGGCGTCTGCACTGGATGCGCCAGGGCCGGGCGCACACCTCCGAGCGCCTGTTCCCCAATGGCCGGGTGATCGAGCTGATCGGCAACCCGATGCCCGGCGGCGGCTTCGTCATGAGTTTCACCGACATCACCGCGTTCCGCGAAGCCGAACAGGCGCTGACCGAGGCCAACGAGGGGCTGGAGCAGCGGGTCAGCGAACGCACCCAGGAACTGTCGCAGCTCAACGTCGCGCTGACCGAAGCCAAAGGCACGGCCGAATCCGCCAACCAGTCGAAGACCCGCTTCCTTGCCGCCGTCAGCCACGATCTGATGCAGCCATTGAACGCTGCGCGCCTGTTCTCGGCCGCCCTTTCCCATCAGGCTGAAGGCCTGAGCAGCGAGGCGCAGAAACTGGTGCAGCACCTCGACAGCTCACTGCGTTCAGCCGAGGACCTGATCAGCGATCTGCTGGACATCTCGCGCCTGGAGAACGGCAAGATCAATCCTGATCGCAAGCCGTTTGCCGTAAACGAGTTGTTCGACATTCTCGGCGCCGAGTTCAAGGCACTGGCGCAAGAACAACGCCTGACATTCCGCGTGCGTGGCACGCACTTGCGCGTCGACAGCGACATCAAACTGCTGCGGCGGATTTTGCAGAATTTCCTCACCAACGCTTTCCGCTATGCCAAGGGTCCGGTTTTGCTGGGTGTACGTCGACACGGTTCAGCGTTAAGCCTTGAGGTCTGGGATCGCGGGCCGGGTATCCCAGAGGACAAGCAGCAGGTGATTTTCGAGGAATTCAAACGCCTCGACAGCCATCAGACCCGCGCCGAAAAAGGCCTTGGACTCGGGTTGGCGATCGCCGATGGCTTGTGCCGTGTGCTCGGTCATACCTTGCGCGTGCGCTCGTGGCCGGGGCGCGGCAGCGTATTCAGTGTGACGGTGCCGCTGGCTCGTACCCAAACGCCAGCCGCCAGCGCGGTGGTGGAGTTGAATGGCACGTTATTGAGCGGCGCGCAGGTGCTGTGCATCGACAATGAAGACAGCATTCTGATCGGCATGCACAGCCTGTTGAGCCGCTGGGGCTGCCAGGTCTGGACCGCGCGCAACCGTGAAGAATGCGCGGCGCTGTTGAATGAGGGGATGCGGCCACAACTGGCGCTGGTCGATTACCACCTGGATCATGGCGACACCGGCACCGAGCTGATGGCCTGGCTGCGCACTACCTTGGGCGAGCCGGTGCCGGGCGTGGTGATCAGCGCCGATGGACGCCCGGAGACGGTCGCGCAGGTACATGCGGCGGGACTGGATTATCTGGCCAAGCCGGTAAAGCCGGCGGCGTTGCGGGCGTTATTGAGTCGGTATTTGCCGCTGTAG
- a CDS encoding MFS transporter, with product MNNVASHRASLWFLAITLLSFLAASTAPTPLYHLYQDQLHFSPAVLTLIFAVYAFSLLAALLTVGSLSDHLGRRPVIFTAVLLNGLAMLLFIYADSVAWLIGARVLQGFATGMATAVLSATLLDTDRQHGPLINSVAPLLGMAIGGMGCGLLAEYAPAPLQLTYWLLLILFAVQGAYVWRLPEHVTRQGGAWASLRPTLHVPVQARSTLWRILPLNTATWALGGFYASLAPSLVRTATGSTSNLIGGATVAALTVTGALMIFTMRNRPATQALRLGTLLLPLGLGLILFGVHSASLSLFFLGTLVAGCGFGSGFLGAVRSVVPLALPHERAGMMSAYYVLSYLAFCLPALLAGHLTRSYGLLATTDGYGAVLIVLALGAAVLSLRAPAVKVCSAP from the coding sequence TTGAATAATGTCGCTTCCCACCGTGCCAGTCTGTGGTTTCTGGCGATTACCTTACTGAGTTTTCTCGCCGCTTCCACCGCGCCGACGCCGTTGTACCACCTGTATCAGGATCAACTACATTTTTCGCCAGCGGTGCTGACACTGATTTTCGCGGTCTACGCTTTCAGTCTGCTGGCTGCATTGCTGACCGTCGGCTCGCTGTCTGATCACCTGGGGCGCAGGCCGGTGATTTTCACCGCGGTGTTGCTCAATGGGTTGGCCATGTTGCTGTTCATCTATGCCGACAGCGTGGCCTGGTTGATCGGCGCCCGCGTGCTGCAAGGTTTTGCCACCGGCATGGCGACTGCAGTGCTGAGCGCGACGCTGCTCGACACCGATCGCCAGCATGGGCCGTTGATCAACAGTGTCGCGCCGCTACTGGGAATGGCAATCGGCGGCATGGGCTGTGGTTTGCTGGCGGAGTACGCGCCGGCGCCGCTGCAATTGACCTATTGGCTGCTGCTCATACTGTTTGCGGTGCAGGGCGCCTATGTCTGGCGCTTGCCGGAGCACGTTACCCGGCAGGGCGGGGCATGGGCATCGTTGCGGCCGACCTTGCATGTGCCGGTGCAGGCACGTTCGACCTTGTGGCGAATCCTGCCGCTGAACACCGCAACCTGGGCGCTCGGTGGTTTTTACGCATCGCTGGCACCTTCACTGGTGCGCACCGCCACGGGGTCCACCTCCAATCTGATCGGCGGTGCGACTGTCGCGGCATTGACCGTGACCGGGGCGTTGATGATCTTCACGATGCGCAATCGCCCGGCGACTCAAGCGTTGCGTCTGGGGACACTGCTGCTGCCGCTCGGTCTGGGGTTGATTCTGTTCGGCGTGCACAGCGCCAGTCTATCGCTGTTTTTTCTCGGCACACTGGTCGCCGGTTGCGGTTTCGGCTCGGGCTTTCTTGGCGCGGTGCGCAGCGTTGTGCCGCTGGCCTTGCCCCATGAGCGAGCCGGGATGATGTCGGCTTATTACGTACTGAGTTATCTGGCGTTCTGTTTGCCAGCCTTGCTCGCCGGGCACCTGACCCGCAGCTATGGCTTGCTGGCAACCACTGATGGCTATGGGGCGGTACTGATTGTTTTGGCGCTGGGGGCAGCGGTGCTCAGTTTGCGCGCACCTGCTGTCAAGGTGTGCAGCGCTCCTTAA
- a CDS encoding TetR/AcrR family transcriptional regulator: protein MAIKEGLRPGGRSARVQDAIHSAVRALLQEQERSTVTVPQIAARAGVTPSTIYRRWGDLAALLADVALARMRPDSEPAETGSLRSDIRAWAEQYLDEMSSEPGRNMMRDVQASATPGYCVAIIGAQLQTILDRHPHEAAPSVDRLINLVVAPVVFRILFSAAALEVDELHRLIDIALRLD from the coding sequence ATGGCTATTAAAGAAGGTTTACGCCCCGGTGGCCGCAGTGCCCGGGTGCAAGATGCGATTCATTCGGCAGTCCGCGCGCTGCTGCAGGAACAGGAGCGCTCGACGGTGACCGTCCCGCAAATCGCTGCGCGTGCTGGCGTCACACCGTCGACGATTTACCGGCGCTGGGGTGACCTGGCAGCGTTGCTGGCTGACGTCGCCCTGGCGCGCATGCGCCCCGACAGCGAACCAGCAGAAACCGGCAGTTTGCGCAGCGATATTCGCGCCTGGGCCGAGCAATACCTCGACGAAATGAGTTCCGAGCCTGGGCGCAACATGATGCGCGATGTGCAGGCGAGCGCTACGCCGGGGTACTGCGTGGCGATTATTGGCGCGCAGTTGCAGACCATCCTTGATCGCCACCCGCACGAGGCCGCGCCGAGTGTCGATCGGTTGATCAATCTGGTGGTGGCGCCGGTGGTGTTCCGGATTCTGTTTTCGGCGGCGGCGCTGGAGGTGGATGAGTTGCATCGGCTGATCGATATTGCGCTGCGTCTGGACTGA
- a CDS encoding glutathione peroxidase has protein sequence MLKRWCAVPALLMTLTGLAGAADCPDLLQGSLPKLRAKESIDLCQRYADKPLVVINTASFCGFAPQFEGLEALNQRYKAQGLEMLGVPSDDFKQESKDSAETAKVCYANYGVTFNMTEPQKVRGDGATHLFKVLAEQSSAPKWNFYKYVVDRQGNVIANFSSLTKPDDPEFIAAIEKAIASKPLKP, from the coding sequence ATGCTGAAGCGCTGGTGTGCTGTTCCCGCGTTGCTGATGACGTTGACTGGCTTGGCCGGGGCTGCGGATTGTCCGGACCTGCTGCAAGGTTCGCTGCCCAAGCTGCGGGCCAAGGAATCCATCGACCTGTGTCAGCGCTACGCCGACAAACCGCTGGTGGTCATCAATACGGCGAGCTTCTGCGGGTTCGCTCCGCAATTCGAAGGGCTTGAGGCGCTCAATCAGCGCTACAAGGCGCAAGGGCTGGAGATGCTTGGCGTCCCGTCCGACGATTTCAAGCAGGAGTCCAAGGACAGTGCCGAAACCGCCAAGGTCTGTTATGCCAACTATGGCGTGACGTTCAACATGACCGAGCCACAGAAGGTCCGCGGTGATGGCGCCACGCATCTGTTCAAGGTGCTGGCCGAGCAGAGCAGTGCGCCGAAGTGGAACTTCTACAAATACGTGGTCGATCGTCAGGGCAACGTCATCGCCAACTTTTCCAGCCTGACCAAGCCGGATGATCCGGAGTTTATTGCGGCGATCGAAAAGGCCATCGCTTCAAAGCCGCTGAAGCCTTGA